In Candidatus Persebacteraceae bacterium Df01, the genomic window AGAACGGGTAATGCCTACGGCATCTGCTTCTTGAAACGCATCTAGCCCAATGGCGTGGGAGGGAACTTGTCCGGAAATAATAACCATTGGAATGGAGTCCATATAAGCAGTGGCAATGCCGGTAACTGCGTTAGTCAGGCCCGGTCCGGAAGTTACTAAACAAACGCCAATTTTTCCGGAAGAACGAGCATAACCGTCAGCGGCGTGCGACGCTCCCTGCTCGTGCCGCGTGAGCACATGCTTGATTTTTTTCTGTTTAAATAACTCATCGTAAATAAACAGCACTGCGCCACCAGGATAGCCAAAGATATACTCTACCTTCTCTTCCTGCAGCGAGCGAATAATAATTTCTGCGCCAGTTGTTTCCATTATGTGAATATTGTATTGTATCGTTGTATTTACGAATTTGAGCACTCTCGCGCCCAATTACAAAAAAATGAGCGTAATATTTCGTTTCTGGCAGTGAAATTAACACAATTTGGCATGAAAAAAGGATTTTTTACATTTGCCTCATTGTTGCCTTGCGACTATCCGCAAAGCACAATTTTTAGTACGCTCAGCAATCTACAATATTAATCGGCACTTCCAATACATGCGTAGCCAAACCGCCACGCGCTGTTTCTTTGTATTTATCTTTCATATCCCGACCGGTCTCGCGCATAGTCTTAATAACCTTATCCAATGAAACAAAGTGCTCACCATCACCTGCCAATGCCAAACGAACGACATTAATCGCCTTATTAGCACCTACTGCATTGCGCTCAATGCAGGGGATTTGTACCAAACCGCCAATAGGATCGCAAGTGAGTCCGAGATTGTGCTCCATGGCGATTTCAGCGGCATTTTCTACCTGCATCGGCGTACCTCCGCTAACTTCGGCCAAGCCTGCAGCTGCCATAGCACAGGCCGATCCGACTTCACCCTGACAGCCAACTTCGGCACCACTGATAGAAGCATTTTCCTTGCACAAAGAGCCTACCGCAGCGGCAGCCAGCAAAAAACGTACCACACCGTCATCAGTCGGTGAATCGGTGTGGCGAGTGTAATAATGCAACACTGCTGGAATAATACCGGCAGCACCGTTGGTAGGCGCAGTTACCACCCGCCCGCCGGCGGCATTTTCTTCGTTAACCGCAATAGCGTACAAATTCACCCAATCAATAACTTTAAGCGGGCTATCATCTTTGCTATCACACAATCGCTGATGCAATCCTGCCGCTCGCCGTTTGACTTCCAACCCACCCGGCAACACACCTTCTTCTCGACAGCCTCGCTCCACACAAGCTTGCATAACCTCCCAAATTTCCAGTAATCGGCTACGTACTGTGGATTCGGGAAGCTGTTGTTTTTCATTTTCCATCACCACATCGCTGATAGAAATATTATTTTTTTGGCAAATAGCCAGCAATTCTGTTCCACTAGAAAACGGATAAGGAACAGCAGTCGCCGCCACCGCAATCACTGGATTATCGTTAGCCGCCGCATTTTCATCAATAACGAAGCCGCCACCAATAGAATAATATGAAGAAGCTCGCAATTCGTTACCAGTGGCATCATAAGCCCGAAAAATCATGCCATTGGGGTGGTGTGGTAATGATTTACGCTTGTGCATAAGCAAGTCTTCCCGCTCATAATATGGCACTTCATGACGCCCTAACAGCCGCAACCGCTGACCTTCACGAATGGCGACCAAACGGGCGGGAATGGTTTCTACCTCTATGCCCGCTGG contains:
- a CDS encoding L-serine ammonia-lyase translates to MTVSVFELFKIGIGPSSSHTVGPMVAGRRFSQSLADDGLLSQTARVRAEMYGSLGVTGRSHGSTKAVLLGLEGDTPAGIEVETIPARLVAIREGQRLRLLGRHEVPYYEREDLLMHKRKSLPHHPNGMIFRAYDATGNELRASSYYSIGGGFVIDENAAANDNPVIAVAATAVPYPFSSGTELLAICQKNNISISDVVMENEKQQLPESTVRSRLLEIWEVMQACVERGCREEGVLPGGLEVKRRAAGLHQRLCDSKDDSPLKVIDWVNLYAIAVNEENAAGGRVVTAPTNGAAGIIPAVLHYYTRHTDSPTDDGVVRFLLAAAAVGSLCKENASISGAEVGCQGEVGSACAMAAAGLAEVSGGTPMQVENAAEIAMEHNLGLTCDPIGGLVQIPCIERNAVGANKAINVVRLALAGDGEHFVSLDKVIKTMRETGRDMKDKYKETARGGLATHVLEVPINIVDC